In Lactococcus garvieae subsp. garvieae, the following proteins share a genomic window:
- a CDS encoding glucosaminidase domain-containing protein → MKVKERKALPKVALSAAAVLGVAAFGANAHADSATSTASDIKAVTNLDTLALNSEENMVEAGDNGQLESSETENSTDSTDPTNPTDPTDPTDPTDPTDPTDPTDPTNPTDPTEPEKPVNPEKPKPEKPKPSQPKPSTPKPSTPAPTPAPAPSAPNYNYVAPVYSGANYTAQDAVTTYKQASTDGDLKFNKTNIAVPPLTKINTTTAEDFIKSIAPRISQLAGQNNLYASLIIAQAILESGYGHSNVAAIYHNLFNIIGAFNGQSVTISSGTYRAYENFDQSLVDYINLMLHGTTWNSKIYAGSWKVNSASVEDAARSLQGIFATDPEYAAKLIQIIKEYNLTQYDDIENLSEEFKNLDAPASPLLEAMPSDLKFPEYDGKQYPGASSYAWGNCTQYVYNRIFQLGGKIGQFMGNGGVWGSSGAAQGYYTTTIPQVGYAVSFPPGVAGASAEYGHVAFVEKVNKDGSILVSEMNVKGLNVVNYRTISASDASLSTYIQPQK, encoded by the coding sequence AATTTGGACACTCTAGCTCTGAATTCAGAGGAAAACATGGTTGAAGCTGGGGATAATGGGCAGTTGGAGAGTAGTGAAACAGAAAATTCAACAGATTCAACAGATCCAACAAACCCAACAGATCCAACAGATCCAACAGATCCGACAGATCCGACAGACCCAACGGACCCAACAGATCCGACAAATCCAACAGATCCCACGGAACCTGAAAAACCCGTGAATCCAGAGAAACCGAAGCCAGAGAAACCAAAACCTTCTCAGCCAAAGCCATCAACGCCAAAACCGAGCACACCAGCACCAACTCCAGCTCCAGCTCCGTCTGCACCTAACTATAATTACGTTGCTCCCGTCTATTCTGGAGCCAACTATACAGCACAGGATGCGGTAACGACTTATAAACAGGCAAGTACAGATGGCGACTTGAAATTTAATAAAACAAATATTGCAGTACCACCATTGACAAAAATTAACACTACAACTGCTGAAGATTTTATCAAAAGTATTGCCCCTCGTATTTCACAACTTGCAGGCCAAAACAATCTCTATGCTTCTTTAATTATTGCGCAAGCTATTCTGGAATCTGGCTACGGACATAGTAATGTCGCAGCAATCTACCATAATTTATTTAATATTATCGGTGCATTTAATGGACAGTCCGTAACAATTTCGTCTGGAACTTACCGTGCCTATGAAAATTTTGACCAATCCCTTGTAGATTACATTAATTTGATGTTGCATGGAACAACTTGGAACAGCAAGATTTATGCTGGAAGCTGGAAGGTAAATAGTGCCAGTGTGGAAGACGCAGCACGTTCATTACAAGGTATCTTTGCTACAGATCCAGAGTATGCCGCTAAGCTTATTCAAATTATTAAAGAATACAACTTGACCCAGTATGACGATATTGAAAACTTGTCAGAGGAGTTTAAAAATCTCGATGCTCCTGCAAGCCCCTTATTGGAAGCAATGCCGAGTGATTTGAAATTCCCAGAATATGATGGGAAACAATACCCAGGAGCCTCAAGCTATGCCTGGGGAAATTGTACACAATATGTGTATAACCGTATCTTCCAACTGGGCGGAAAAATTGGCCAATTCATGGGTAATGGTGGCGTTTGGGGTTCAAGCGGCGCCGCACAAGGTTACTATACAACAACTATTCCACAAGTGGGCTATGCGGTAAGTTTCCCACCGGGCGTAGCTGGAGCTTCTGCTGAGTATGGTCACGTTGCTTTTGTGGAAAAAGTAAATAAGGATGGTTCAATTCTTGTTTCCGAAATGAATGTTAAAGGACTTAACGTTGTAAATTATCGTACGATATCAGCAAGTGATGCAAGCTTATCCACATATATTCAACCTCAAAAATAA
- a CDS encoding PspC domain-containing protein: MSQRQLTKSSSNRMFTGTIAGVGEYFGLSRDIITLMRILYVFFALGSFGTLALVYIVASWLIPSPH; the protein is encoded by the coding sequence ATGTCTCAAAGACAACTTACAAAATCATCAAGTAACCGTATGTTTACGGGGACCATAGCAGGCGTAGGCGAGTATTTTGGCTTAAGTCGTGATATAATTACACTCATGCGTATTTTGTATGTGTTCTTCGCTTTAGGAAGTTTTGGAACACTTGCACTTGTATATATCGTAGCGAGCTGGCTAATACCTAGCCCTCATTAA
- a CDS encoding PspC domain-containing protein codes for MSQKQLTKSSNNRMLTGTIAGICEYFGWSPDIITFVRILYVLLAFGSWGSLIPVYFIASWIIPSAGSNAGRQNYRRTNEENWSSYADRWQSKSSSHSSGRKMKEAEPVEDEKKDDWSDF; via the coding sequence ATGTCTCAAAAACAATTAACAAAATCATCAAACAATCGAATGTTGACGGGTACGATTGCAGGTATCTGTGAATACTTTGGTTGGAGCCCTGACATCATTACTTTTGTACGTATCTTGTATGTCCTCTTAGCTTTCGGAAGTTGGGGAAGCCTCATTCCTGTATACTTTATTGCCAGTTGGATTATTCCAAGTGCTGGAAGTAATGCTGGGAGACAAAACTACCGCAGAACAAATGAAGAAAACTGGTCAAGCTATGCGGACCGTTGGCAAAGCAAATCTTCATCTCACTCATCTGGCCGTAAGATGAAAGAGGCTGAGCCAGTTGAAGATGAAAAAAAAGATGATTGGTCAGATTTTTAA
- a CDS encoding DUF4097 family beta strand repeat-containing protein: MNKKDRIMDLMRRGIITEDEALELLDKSNPMAEEGHSENKEKFNYTDTEGFVNHEVDFMDSFKGIMDQIVTKGKVVFKDASKAIDDNIDFSKGFPKVKSTVKTVEKDIEGDFHSVNLDIKAGKISVYPGENAHVKAEYRIYGAVDQEKIDEYLAEKTKLEVSDGVLEITTSDSLRTAVNLELYLPEKVYETFDFKFAHGDIKVEKIAVDNLEIDQVNGEVELVETTNKDINVTIKNGEIKVLDGSTNVLKLNSVNGNIRVTSAFEDGDVNLVNGNILLTQNQDTPRKLMVKNVNGDVKLSVPEYLGLVGHVRTVFGGYKTRLNLDNPFEASRNGAAVVRTGPDTLTFELETKSGTIWLKDID; this comes from the coding sequence ATGAATAAAAAAGATAGAATTATGGACTTGATGCGTCGGGGGATCATCACTGAAGACGAAGCATTAGAGTTGCTTGACAAATCAAATCCTATGGCTGAAGAAGGCCACAGCGAAAATAAAGAAAAATTTAACTACACAGATACAGAAGGATTTGTTAACCACGAGGTTGACTTTATGGACTCCTTCAAAGGTATCATGGACCAAATCGTAACAAAAGGAAAAGTGGTGTTCAAAGATGCTTCGAAAGCAATCGATGATAATATCGACTTCTCTAAAGGTTTTCCAAAAGTAAAATCGACAGTAAAAACTGTGGAAAAAGATATTGAAGGTGACTTTCATTCCGTTAATTTAGACATTAAGGCTGGTAAAATTTCCGTTTATCCTGGGGAAAATGCTCATGTAAAAGCTGAATACAGAATTTACGGTGCAGTAGACCAAGAAAAAATTGATGAATATCTGGCTGAAAAAACAAAACTCGAAGTTAGCGACGGTGTTTTAGAGATTACGACATCTGATAGCTTGCGTACAGCTGTGAATTTGGAACTTTACTTGCCTGAAAAAGTGTACGAAACTTTTGATTTCAAGTTTGCACATGGGGATATCAAAGTAGAAAAAATCGCAGTGGATAACTTGGAAATTGATCAAGTCAATGGTGAAGTTGAACTTGTGGAAACAACCAATAAAGATATTAACGTAACTATTAAAAATGGTGAAATTAAAGTTTTAGATGGTTCAACAAATGTTTTGAAGCTAAATTCAGTCAACGGGAACATCCGAGTTACATCAGCCTTTGAAGATGGAGATGTCAATTTGGTCAATGGGAATATTCTCTTGACACAAAACCAAGATACACCAAGAAAATTAATGGTGAAAAATGTCAATGGCGATGTGAAACTTTCTGTACCAGAATATCTCGGCCTCGTTGGACATGTACGGACAGTATTTGGTGGCTATAAAACACGCTTGAATTTGGATAATCCTTTTGAAGCGAGTCGTAACGGTGCGGCAGTCGTTCGTACTGGCCCAGATACTTTAACCTTTGAACTCGAAACAAAATCAGGAACAATCTGGCTTAAAGATATTGACTAA